The Thermoanaerobaculia bacterium region CGCTACCAGCGCACCTTGCCGGGACAATTCTGCAATCGAGCCCGACCGACGCCTCCAGATCGTGCCGAGGCGCTCGCAGATTCGGCGGGCGAGCCGTCGCGCCGCCATGGCACCCGGCTTGCTACCTCCCCCGCAGGAGGAAACTGCCATGTCGTTTTTCAAAAAGGACGCTCCGACCGGGAAGCCCGGCTTCGCGAACGTGAAGTCGGGCGCTTCGTCCACGGGCGAGGCTCCGAGAGCAACAGGCACGCCGGGGACGTCCGGTCCGAAGCCGGACTTCTCGAACGTGCGGAGCGGCGCCTCTTCGACCGCACCCGTGAGCGATGCCCCCGGCGCGACGACCTACGTCGTCCGCAGCGGCGACAGCCTGTCGAAGATCGCCAAGCGTCACTACGGGGACGCCAATCTCTGGCCGCGCATCCACCAGGCCAACCTCGAAGTCATCGGCAAGAGCCCCGATCTCATTCACCCGGGGCAGACGCTGCTACTGCCGCCGGTCTGACGAATCATCGTGTTGCCGGGTGGAAAGCCGCACCCGGAGCGTCCCATCTCATTCCAGGAGCCAGGCATGACAACGAAGAGAATCGCCGCCCCTACGGTCGCCGGAACCTTCGCCGCTGTGTTGCTGGTCGCTGCTTTCGGCGGAACCGTCGCCTGCAAGAAGAAAGAGACCGCGGCGCCGAGGCCCGCGCCCGAGACGACCACCTATTCGACGCCGGCCCCCGCGCCGGCCCCGGCTCCGGCCGGACTCGAGTTCCGCGAGCTGCGTCTGGGCAAGGCGGTGAACGCCGACAAGTCGGTGACCACCGACGTCGGGACTTTCGCTCCGGGCGACACCCTCTACGCCTCCGTGGCGACCTCCGGCAGCTCGGCCTCGACACCGATTCGCGCCCTGTGGACCTACCAGGACGGCCAGGTGGTGAGTGATGACACGCAGACGATCTCCGGCACCGGCTCCAACCTGACGGAGTTCCACATCTCCAAGCCCGACGGCTTCCCGGCCGGCAACTACAAGCTCGAGGTCTTCATCGACGGACGCTCCGCGATGAACCGCAGCTTCGACATCCGCTGACCCCCGCAGCACCCCGACAATCGCCCGGTCGAGCCGCCCAGGCTCGACCGGAAGCGGCAGTTCCGCTACGGAAGGACGGCGCTCCAGGCCTCGCTCGGGGCGACGCCTTCGAAGTCGTCAACGCCAGTGAAGGTGCCAGGCGATCTCCTGCCAGGGAGGGTGCCAGGCGATTTCCTTCGATTCTCAGCATGGCCGCAGGGCGGTATCCTTCTGCTGCAGGAAGGTGCCAGCAGGAAGGTGCAGCAGGAAGGTGCAGCAGGAAGGTGCCAGCCTATTCCTCGCGCAAAGCATTGCAATAGAGACGCTTGACAGTTGGGGTCCGCGATCGGCGTCGGCGGCCGACAGGGCAGCGCACGTACCTGCCTGGGTCGGAAATGGCATCCGAGTGGTATTCTCTACCCCATGATCACCACCATCGACAAGGCAGGCCGCGTGGTCATTCCGGCGGCCGTGCGAGAGCGGGCGGGATTCGAGCCCGGGACGCAACTGGACGTGCTGGTCGACGAGTTCGGGGTGAAGCTGGTGCGGCGCGTCTCGCCGCCGGCGCTGCGCCGCGTGCGCGGGCGCTGGCTCGCGCAACCGACGTCGCCCAAAGCTGTGCTGCCGAAGATCGACCCGGCGGCGTGGATCGACGAAGAGCGCGACCGGTGGCCATGACAGAAGCGCGACTTTCGCCGATCACGATCGGAGAAAGCGTGTCGAACGGAACGGTTTTCTTCGATACCAGCGTGCTCCTCGCCGGCCTGATCGATTTCGGCGAAAGCTCGGTCGCTCCCATCGCGCTTCTGGACCGGGTGGCCCGAAAAGAGATCGA contains the following coding sequences:
- a CDS encoding LysM peptidoglycan-binding domain-containing protein, producing the protein MSFFKKDAPTGKPGFANVKSGASSTGEAPRATGTPGTSGPKPDFSNVRSGASSTAPVSDAPGATTYVVRSGDSLSKIAKRHYGDANLWPRIHQANLEVIGKSPDLIHPGQTLLLPPV